In the genome of Torulaspora globosa chromosome 2, complete sequence, the window GACGTCTTGACCTTACTCGCTTTCTGGTCGCTGATCTACTGCAAGTCCTTGctatcgaagaaattgcaATTAAATTAGTAACCAACCCGAATGTGTCTTACAAGTTTGCTAAATATTCAAGTATATAAGTTCAGCCTTGAACCACTCAGCTTTAAAGCTGCTTCCCAGATCTTACTTCCTTGCCAgtcttcttgatcttatcCAATATAACATCATAAGGAAGGGATGTAAAAACGTCAACAGTCTGGTTTTCCAGCGATATGTCAATCTTAGAAACTTCAGGCTCAAGTCTCGACAACACTCTGTTGATGGCGTTGGAACATCCAGAGCAGGTCATTACGACGATGAATTGGTAGTGGTTTTGTTGTGACATTGTGATCAAGCTCAATAATTCTGAATCAAGAAAGTCGATCACTTCCCAATTTGCTTTGCAATGCTCAAATGATTGAACTTCAGGACCATTCTCGAAGCACACTGAACTGCACCATCGCTTATTAAGTCAGAGAAGTTGTCACGTGCGGTTACTTCATGGTCAATCGCTTCGACGGTTCCAGTTATCAGTCCTGTTAATCGACTATCAATCCTCTCCGACATCGGCGTTCCTGATCTCATATATGTCGTCGATTGCATTTCTTCTTAGTGGCGTTTCAGCGAACAACAGCACAATCCACCGGACTAATTCGTCAGTTGTGAAGAGGTAAAAATCTCCATTGTAGAACATTTCCATGATGTCCTTCAAGTGTAGCGGCAAAAACTTGCCAATGATTGCGAACTTTTCACGGCACTCTCTGTAGCTCTTGTTGCCGTTTAAAGCAGAAATCTCTGTTCCAGAATATAAGAGAGAAACGAACTCTGAAAGGTTCTCCGAACTTCTTTCGGATATTATCTGCCATTGTAGGATATTCTTGATAACACACTCTTCATATAGGAATCGAAGGAATGAACATAAAGGGCGTTGACTGTCGTTGTTACCAATCATAACAAGCGGTTCGAGAATTTTGGTCTTGACGAATGGGAGCAATTGATCGACAGTTACATTCCACGAACAATATCTTTCGTTTTGTTTCAATTCGTTTAGCTGCTGACAGACTAGCTTATAGACAACG includes:
- the ATX1 gene encoding copper metallochaperone ATX1 (ancestral locus Anc_1.98), which codes for MSQQNHYQFIVVMTCSGCSNAINRVLSRLEPEVSKIDISLENQTVDVFTSLPYDVILDKIKKTGKEVRSGKQL